From the genome of Globicephala melas chromosome 16, mGloMel1.2, whole genome shotgun sequence, one region includes:
- the FAM220A gene encoding LOW QUALITY PROTEIN: protein FAM220A (The sequence of the model RefSeq protein was modified relative to this genomic sequence to represent the inferred CDS: inserted 2 bases in 2 codons), with translation MAAALWGCLALILGHHRLLQGLLQGADPNTACLRPGLVAAHQLPLRLHHSFHDAQSPHAEIQLQQLFRGRLDLFFAPAKECFAGVSCGTGEAQVRHWLGGGPTATESHRGQSHKGEPGESGLPSSQKWSEMGICEAEPPSAFLERLDSELELSCLHSILSTLLQXHPQIFLNDETKCVFLXHSKLMFSEQTVEYKKMLSCEKSTSNDLQITLALLALQAFEFANLLCHN, from the exons ATGGCAGCAGCTCTGTGGGGCTGTCTGGCTCTTATACTCGGCCACCACCGGCTCCTACAGGGTCTTCTGCAAGGGGCTGACCCAAATACTGCTTGTCTTAGACCTGGCCTGGTGGCTGCGCATCAACTTCCCCTACGTCTTCATCATAGCTTCCATGATGCTCAAAGTCCACATGCAG AAATTCAGCTTCAGCAGCTGTTCAGAGGAAGACTGGATCTGTTCTTTGCTCCTGCAAAAGAGTGTTTTGCTGGGGTGTCCTGTGGCACTGGAGAAGCTCAGGTGAGGCACTGGCTGGGAGGAGGGCCCACTGCCACTGAGAGCCACAGAGGACAGAGCCACAAAGGAGAGCCTGGGGAGTCAGGACTACCATCCTCTCAAAAATGGTCAGAAATGGGGATTTGTGAGGCTGAACCACCAAGTGCTTTTCTGGAGAGGCTAGACTCTGAGTTGGAACTGTCTTGCCTGCATTCCATCCTGTCTACACTGCTGC CACATCCCCAAATATTCTTGAATGATGAGACAAAATGTGTTTTCC GCCATTCAAAGCTCATGTTTTCAGAGCAAACAGTAGAATACAAGAAAATGCTTTCATGTGAAAAAAGTACCTCAAATGATCTGCAGATAACACTGGCATTACTGGCTCTACAAGCTTTTGAATTTGCAAATCTGTTATGTCATAATTAA